One genomic region from Chloroflexota bacterium encodes:
- a CDS encoding transposase — LSADNNLAERSLRPLVVARKISGGTRSSRGSRITLALASLFETWKARGLNPLTQCFSMLAQGP, encoded by the coding sequence CTGAGTGCGGACAACAATCTGGCCGAACGGAGCCTTCGTCCGCTGGTGGTAGCGCGCAAGATCAGCGGGGGTACGCGGAGTAGCCGCGGTAGCAGGATCACGTTGGCCCTGGCCAGTCTCTTTGAGACGTGGAAAGCACGTGGGCTCAATCCCCTTACGCAGTGCTTCAGTATGCTTGCTCAAGGCCCTTAA
- a CDS encoding LacI family DNA-binding transcriptional regulator — MSQRVTMTDVARQAGVSVMTVSRAINRKPDVSPATRQRVLEIAERLGYRPDSIARGLATKHTGTIGLVVPDVANPFFSEVARGAEHVAYAEGYNVFLCNTDEDLAREVAVLRSLEEKRVDGIVLCSSRLEDAELRAALVHHSAVVLVNRRLEGDNVSAVLVDDEAGGRMATQHLLQSGHQAIGFLAGPPVSRSGRLRLKGYCSALALAGLSCRPDWMPHCSPTVEGGRKAARELLTKFPEMTALFCYNDLVAIGALRASADLGRRVPHDLAVVGADDIPLAALVTPSLTTCRAPRYELGSRAMRLLLDLISGRFSGCEEVVLQPELVVRASAP, encoded by the coding sequence TTGTCCCAGCGCGTGACGATGACCGATGTCGCGAGACAAGCTGGCGTTTCTGTGATGACCGTCTCGCGAGCGATCAATCGCAAACCTGATGTAAGTCCAGCCACCCGCCAACGGGTGCTTGAAATTGCTGAACGTCTGGGCTATCGGCCTGATAGCATTGCGCGTGGATTGGCCACCAAGCACACAGGTACGATCGGTCTGGTAGTGCCTGATGTGGCTAATCCCTTTTTCTCCGAAGTAGCGCGCGGAGCAGAGCACGTGGCCTATGCTGAGGGATACAATGTCTTTCTGTGCAACACAGACGAAGACCTCGCCAGAGAAGTAGCGGTATTGCGCTCGCTGGAAGAGAAACGGGTGGATGGTATTGTGCTATGCAGCTCGAGGCTCGAGGATGCAGAATTGCGCGCAGCCCTAGTCCATCACTCGGCGGTTGTCCTGGTCAATAGGCGCTTGGAAGGGGACAATGTGAGCGCAGTGCTGGTAGATGATGAAGCTGGTGGTCGGATGGCGACACAGCATCTATTGCAATCTGGCCATCAAGCGATTGGTTTCCTAGCCGGCCCACCTGTTTCGCGCAGTGGTCGTTTGCGGCTTAAAGGCTACTGTTCCGCCTTGGCACTGGCTGGACTATCCTGTCGTCCTGATTGGATGCCGCACTGTTCCCCCACGGTGGAGGGGGGGCGAAAAGCAGCTCGAGAGCTGCTTACCAAATTTCCAGAAATGACTGCCCTTTTCTGTTATAATGACTTGGTCGCAATCGGTGCGCTACGGGCTAGCGCTGACCTGGGGCGAAGAGTGCCACATGACCTGGCAGTTGTAGGCGCCGATGATATCCCACTGGCTGCTCTGGTTACCCCATCTTTGACTACTTGCCGTGCGCCCCGCTATGAACTGGGCAGTCGAGCGATGCGTTTGTTGCTGGATCTGATATCGGGTCGCTTCTCAGGATGCGAGGAGGTCGTACTGCAACCAGAACTGGTCGTTCGTGCTAGCGCACCGTAA
- a CDS encoding cupin domain-containing protein → MSKRNYVYGPAFITRYRFPTHINDLILDRAESDAAEAFFVIVEPGTAAPLHVHHDVEQIFYVLEGTGILQIGSDNPQYYAIKSGDLVYIPCHTFHSTRCDGEQPLRYLSVDCFISGKPADEPTWDSHVQRLCEQMGWDFAQIRNASSCSVRAL, encoded by the coding sequence ATGTCCAAACGAAATTATGTTTATGGTCCGGCATTCATAACACGTTATCGTTTTCCAACTCATATCAACGACCTGATCCTCGACCGTGCAGAATCAGACGCTGCTGAAGCATTCTTCGTCATTGTGGAACCGGGCACTGCAGCGCCGCTACACGTCCACCATGACGTAGAGCAGATCTTCTATGTACTTGAAGGGACTGGCATACTACAGATTGGCAGCGATAATCCACAGTACTATGCCATCAAATCTGGTGATCTTGTGTATATCCCGTGCCACACATTCCACAGCACCCGCTGCGATGGCGAGCAACCACTTCGTTATTTAAGTGTGGACTGTTTCATTTCTGGCAAACCTGCGGATGAACCAACTTGGGACAGTCATGTGCAGCGACTCTGTGAGCAAATGGGCTGGGATTTTGCGCAGATTCGAAATGCTAGTTCCTGTTCGGTCAGAGCGCTCTAA
- a CDS encoding ABC transporter substrate-binding protein, translating into MFLKGRGYLWTSLLTGVLVLSLTLGACAPQPTPTPTPMPPTPVPAQPTPVPATPTPVPVKYNEAPMLAELVKAGKLPPVEQRLPENPLVVPVVEEIGQYGGVWRRAFLGPADANNYVRVVYDSLVRFSPDGGSIEPKIAEGWEVSQDLTTWTIKLRKGAKWSDGAPMTADDIMFWYNDVLLNTDLTPSLPGWMKNKDGSPALVEKVDDYTVRWVYKQPNGFFLTELANKDGGDRTYAVFLPAHYLKQFHPKYTPQEEIDKIVKAEGFNTWAEMFAAKNAPPENPERPTMAAWVPTTRVSDPVLVLKRNPYYIGVDPAGNQLPYIDEVRFTFFADAQALNLAAIAGEFDLQARHINMANYPVLKENEAKGKYRVITWPTFGGSDAAVWFNQTYDADPEIATLLRTKDFRIALSYAINREQIKESVFLGLGEPRQCVPAPWHPYYPGDEWAKKYTEYRPDEANRLLDSIGLTKKDAEGFRLLPSGKRVILEINVTPAFGPWPDVAQLIARDWEQVGIKTIVQIRERALTWQMRDNNELQVEMWNDDTTGFPFTGNSKFDPRDYPQPAFGPLYQRWYATDGKEGVEPPPEVKKIVEIIDSAELLPPEEQVKPAQELFKYWVDNCWKVGTIGLTPMVQGVVVVSNNFRNVPTTLGNDWPLRTPGNARTEQFFFKQ; encoded by the coding sequence ATGTTTCTCAAAGGAAGAGGATATTTATGGACGTCGCTGTTGACGGGGGTATTGGTGCTTTCTTTGACGCTTGGCGCTTGTGCTCCCCAACCAACACCCACACCTACGCCTATGCCACCGACACCTGTGCCAGCGCAACCCACTCCTGTTCCGGCGACCCCCACGCCTGTGCCCGTGAAATACAACGAGGCACCGATGTTAGCCGAGCTGGTCAAGGCAGGCAAGTTGCCTCCGGTTGAGCAGCGTCTACCAGAGAATCCTTTAGTTGTCCCCGTAGTGGAAGAAATCGGCCAATATGGTGGTGTGTGGCGACGCGCGTTCCTTGGCCCTGCGGATGCCAACAACTACGTCCGTGTGGTGTATGATTCACTAGTGCGTTTCTCGCCCGATGGTGGCTCGATAGAACCCAAGATCGCTGAAGGGTGGGAGGTCTCTCAGGACCTGACCACATGGACCATCAAGCTACGCAAAGGGGCCAAGTGGTCAGATGGTGCGCCTATGACCGCCGATGACATCATGTTCTGGTACAACGATGTGCTCCTCAACACGGACCTCACTCCTTCCCTTCCAGGCTGGATGAAGAATAAGGACGGCTCGCCCGCATTGGTCGAGAAGGTGGACGACTACACCGTGCGTTGGGTCTATAAGCAACCCAATGGTTTCTTCCTGACGGAGTTGGCCAACAAGGATGGAGGAGACCGGACCTATGCGGTCTTCTTGCCCGCACACTATCTGAAACAGTTCCATCCCAAGTACACCCCCCAGGAAGAAATTGACAAGATCGTGAAGGCAGAGGGCTTTAACACCTGGGCCGAGATGTTTGCTGCCAAGAATGCTCCACCTGAGAACCCAGAGCGGCCCACGATGGCTGCCTGGGTGCCGACAACCCGCGTCAGCGACCCCGTACTTGTTTTGAAGCGCAACCCGTATTACATTGGCGTAGACCCGGCTGGGAATCAACTGCCTTACATCGATGAGGTGCGGTTCACTTTCTTCGCTGACGCGCAGGCCCTGAACCTGGCCGCCATCGCTGGTGAGTTCGATCTACAGGCACGGCATATCAACATGGCCAATTACCCAGTGCTAAAGGAGAACGAGGCGAAGGGTAAATATCGAGTGATCACCTGGCCAACGTTCGGCGGTTCCGATGCGGCCGTATGGTTTAACCAAACCTATGACGCGGATCCGGAAATCGCTACACTGCTGCGCACAAAGGATTTCCGCATTGCTCTCTCCTATGCCATTAACCGAGAGCAAATCAAAGAGTCGGTCTTCCTGGGGTTGGGTGAACCTCGGCAGTGTGTTCCTGCACCTTGGCATCCGTACTATCCTGGCGATGAGTGGGCTAAGAAGTACACAGAGTACAGGCCCGATGAAGCTAACAGGCTGCTGGATAGCATTGGTCTCACCAAGAAGGATGCAGAGGGCTTCCGATTGCTGCCGAGCGGCAAGCGGGTTATCCTGGAAATCAACGTGACGCCAGCCTTTGGTCCTTGGCCCGATGTGGCACAATTGATCGCTAGGGACTGGGAGCAAGTGGGTATCAAGACCATTGTCCAAATCAGGGAGCGTGCGTTGACCTGGCAGATGCGTGATAACAACGAATTGCAAGTCGAGATGTGGAACGATGATACCACCGGTTTCCCCTTCACTGGCAACTCCAAGTTTGATCCCCGTGATTATCCGCAGCCAGCCTTTGGCCCACTCTACCAGCGCTGGTACGCGACCGACGGCAAGGAAGGTGTTGAGCCTCCACCAGAGGTGAAGAAGATCGTGGAAATTATCGACTCCGCTGAGCTGCTTCCGCCTGAAGAGCAGGTCAAGCCCGCTCAAGAGCTGTTCAAATACTGGGTTGACAACTGCTGGAAGGTCGGCACTATTGGCTTGACGCCTATGGTTCAAGGAGTGGTAGTGGTCAGCAACAATTTCCGCAATGTACCTACCACCCTGGGCAACGACTGGCCCTTGCGCACACCCGGCAACGCCCGGACTGAGCAGTTCTTCTTTAAACAATAA
- a CDS encoding ABC transporter permease has protein sequence MFRYILQRLLLLPLLVFIFSVLVFALVQAPPGDFLTNYAAILASSGSSIDQAQLDALRRTYGLDKPFYVQYGRWMWNILQGNLGLSLEFQRPNKELIGDRLVLTVVLAAFSFGFTWLVAIPAGIYAATHQHSLLDYVFAVLNYIGVATPNFMLALILMWIAFSRFGMSVTGLFSPQFVDAPWSWARVTDLLKHIWVPMIVLGIGGTARLTRVMRANLLDELNKPYVVAARAKGLSEWKLVLKYPVRLALNPLVSTIGWYLPQLFSGSLIVATVMNLPNIGPLLLRALISQDMYLAGSILLIYCFLAILGTLLSDILLALLDPRIRMEGS, from the coding sequence ATGTTCAGATATATTCTGCAACGACTTTTGCTGTTGCCATTGCTGGTGTTCATTTTTTCCGTCCTTGTCTTTGCACTGGTGCAAGCACCACCGGGAGACTTTTTAACCAATTATGCGGCGATTCTTGCTTCTTCTGGATCATCTATTGACCAAGCGCAATTAGATGCACTGAGGAGAACTTACGGCCTTGATAAGCCTTTCTACGTGCAGTACGGTAGATGGATGTGGAATATTCTGCAAGGCAATTTGGGTCTATCGCTCGAGTTCCAGCGGCCGAATAAAGAACTGATTGGGGATAGGCTGGTGTTGACCGTGGTGCTAGCCGCTTTCTCTTTTGGTTTTACATGGCTTGTCGCTATTCCGGCGGGTATCTATGCGGCCACCCATCAACACTCCCTGCTTGACTACGTATTTGCCGTTTTGAACTACATTGGTGTTGCGACACCGAATTTCATGCTGGCCCTGATCCTGATGTGGATCGCGTTTTCCCGCTTTGGCATGAGCGTCACCGGCCTGTTTTCTCCCCAGTTTGTCGATGCGCCTTGGAGTTGGGCCCGTGTAACGGACTTGCTCAAGCACATTTGGGTGCCCATGATTGTCCTTGGTATTGGAGGTACGGCTAGGCTCACCCGCGTGATGCGGGCCAATCTGCTTGATGAACTGAACAAGCCCTACGTGGTAGCTGCGCGTGCCAAAGGTCTATCGGAATGGAAACTGGTACTGAAGTATCCCGTGCGGTTAGCGCTTAATCCGCTGGTTAGCACCATCGGTTGGTATCTGCCTCAGTTGTTCTCCGGTAGTTTGATCGTTGCTACCGTGATGAACCTGCCCAACATTGGTCCATTGCTGCTGCGAGCGCTGATTAGCCAAGATATGTACTTAGCTGGCAGTATCCTGTTGATCTATTGTTTCCTCGCTATTCTCGGAACTTTGCTCTCAGATATCCTGCTCGCACTCTTAGACCCGCGCATCCGCATGGAAGGCTCGTGA
- a CDS encoding ABC transporter permease — MVDETSLLNEFVTSEAAERISVAPNWKLVWWRFKKHRLAVFSAVVLLFLYVIVLFPDFFSIVQPELADARLAFIPMQGIRLFDGTRFRPWVPAVVGRRNPVTLRMEWEVDETKKIPVGLFVRGYPYKIFGRFQTDIHLLGPASGNPEDRLYPLGTDRLGRDQWSRLMHGTRTSMTVGLVSVVLSVILGVILGGISGYFGGLPDLIIQRLIEILQSLPTIPIWLAMTAAMPRDWPSDRVFFTITLILAFVGWTTLGREVRGRFLALREEDFVLAAELAGCSQMRIITRHMVPAFMSHIIATSTLAIPVMIISETSLSFLGLGIRPPAISWGVLLQEAQNIQTIAHAPWLLLPGVVVIVSVLAWNLVGDGLRDAADPYGH, encoded by the coding sequence ATGGTGGACGAAACTTCTTTGCTCAACGAATTTGTTACTAGTGAAGCTGCAGAGCGTATCTCGGTGGCACCAAACTGGAAACTGGTGTGGTGGCGTTTCAAGAAGCATCGCCTGGCTGTTTTCAGTGCAGTGGTGCTCCTTTTCTTGTATGTGATCGTTCTGTTCCCCGATTTTTTCAGTATTGTGCAACCAGAACTAGCCGATGCACGCTTAGCATTCATCCCCATGCAGGGCATTCGTCTCTTTGATGGCACCCGCTTCCGACCATGGGTTCCTGCAGTAGTAGGCAGACGTAATCCTGTCACATTGCGCATGGAATGGGAAGTGGATGAAACCAAGAAAATACCGGTGGGACTCTTCGTAAGAGGATATCCCTATAAGATCTTTGGACGATTCCAGACCGATATCCATTTGCTGGGTCCTGCCAGTGGCAACCCTGAAGACAGGCTCTATCCTTTGGGCACTGATCGGTTAGGGCGCGACCAGTGGTCACGTCTCATGCATGGCACGCGGACCTCGATGACGGTTGGGCTGGTATCCGTTGTTTTGAGCGTGATCCTAGGAGTAATACTGGGTGGTATTTCTGGCTATTTTGGCGGGTTGCCCGATTTGATCATCCAGCGGTTGATCGAGATATTGCAGTCGCTGCCGACAATTCCGATTTGGTTGGCGATGACCGCTGCCATGCCAAGGGATTGGCCGTCAGATCGAGTATTCTTTACCATCACGCTCATCCTGGCTTTTGTCGGCTGGACTACGCTGGGTCGAGAGGTGCGTGGGCGATTTCTGGCTCTGCGTGAGGAAGATTTTGTCCTGGCTGCTGAATTGGCTGGATGTAGCCAGATGCGCATTATCACACGCCATATGGTTCCAGCATTTATGAGCCATATTATTGCTACCAGCACGTTGGCCATTCCAGTGATGATCATCAGTGAAACATCGTTGAGTTTCCTCGGCCTAGGCATACGCCCCCCTGCGATCAGTTGGGGCGTCTTGTTACAGGAAGCGCAGAATATCCAGACCATTGCACACGCCCCCTGGCTTCTTTTGCCAGGCGTGGTGGTGATTGTTAGTGTGCTAGCATGGAACCTCGTAGGCGATGGTCTGCGAGATGCGGCTGATCCCTACGGTCATTAG
- a CDS encoding ABC transporter ATP-binding protein, whose product MENQAKPLLAVRDLKVHFFLDEGTVKAVDGVSFDVFPGQVLGIVGESGCGKSVAMKAVLRILEPPGRIVEGQIFLRRQASQRGQTGDNEVVDLATLDPNGKEMRDIRGAEIALIPQEPQAAFSPVHTVGEQIIEAIMLHQAVSKREASQIAVEMFRSVGIPMPEQRLHEYAWQLSGGLRQRAMIAMALSCHPRLLIADEPTTAIDVTTQAQILQLLRDLQEQRNTAVIFITHDLGVIAQMAHYVQVMYLGLIMEEGPVDQIFHAPKHPYTQALLRSIPSIQSIPRARLPSISGSIPHPFNRPSGCPFHPRCRQCEPGICDQQIPPLQFTGNRQAVRCFRYSETEGQE is encoded by the coding sequence ATGGAAAACCAAGCGAAACCATTGTTAGCAGTACGCGATCTGAAAGTTCACTTTTTCCTCGATGAGGGGACGGTCAAGGCAGTCGATGGTGTGAGCTTTGACGTTTTTCCTGGTCAGGTCTTGGGGATCGTGGGCGAAAGCGGCTGCGGCAAAAGCGTCGCCATGAAGGCGGTCCTGCGCATCCTGGAACCGCCGGGACGCATTGTCGAAGGGCAGATCTTCCTTCGGCGCCAAGCTTCGCAGCGGGGACAAACAGGTGATAATGAAGTGGTTGATTTGGCTACGTTGGATCCAAACGGCAAGGAAATGCGCGATATCCGTGGGGCAGAGATTGCACTCATCCCACAAGAACCACAAGCTGCTTTTAGTCCGGTGCACACAGTGGGCGAGCAGATCATAGAAGCCATTATGCTCCATCAAGCAGTGAGCAAACGCGAGGCTAGCCAGATCGCTGTTGAGATGTTTCGTAGTGTAGGCATCCCAATGCCAGAACAGCGTCTTCACGAATATGCCTGGCAGTTGAGTGGCGGTCTGCGGCAACGCGCTATGATCGCTATGGCACTCTCATGTCATCCACGGCTATTGATTGCGGATGAACCGACGACAGCAATTGATGTAACGACACAAGCGCAGATTCTGCAACTCCTGCGTGACTTGCAGGAACAACGCAATACTGCCGTTATTTTCATCACCCATGATCTGGGTGTAATTGCACAGATGGCGCACTATGTTCAAGTGATGTATTTGGGATTAATTATGGAAGAGGGGCCGGTAGACCAAATTTTTCATGCGCCAAAGCACCCCTATACACAAGCTCTTCTGCGTTCCATTCCGAGTATTCAGTCCATCCCACGGGCGCGGCTTCCTTCCATCAGCGGATCCATACCACATCCTTTCAATCGGCCTTCGGGATGTCCCTTTCATCCGCGTTGCCGACAATGTGAACCCGGCATCTGCGATCAGCAGATCCCGCCTCTTCAGTTTACTGGCAACCGACAAGCGGTGCGTTGCTTCCGTTATTCTGAGACGGAGGGACAAGAGTGA
- a CDS encoding ATP-binding cassette domain-containing protein, translated as MTDIAPARKRVLLEVKNLSKFFPIQKGFFRRVIGYVRAVDDVSFFINEGETLGLVGESGCGKTTTARCILRALTPTSGQILFRTKDDQFVDLACLSRQELRPFRPQIQMIFQDPYGSLNPRMTLFDIVGEPLLVNGMKDRKERAERVAELLRLVEMRPEYMQRFPHAFSGGQRQRIGIARALALNPRLVVADEPVSALDVSVQAQILNLMLELQNRLHLTYLFIAHNLSVIKHISHRVVVMYVGKIVETARTQELFQCPKHPYTAVLLAAVPTPDPHRRMGKIELQGEVPSPANPPSGCYFHPRCPFVIDLCQMEVPTLREIAPEHWVSCHRADELDLTDFSLDRCVNRM; from the coding sequence GTGACAGACATTGCGCCAGCTAGAAAACGGGTATTGCTAGAGGTCAAGAATTTGTCCAAGTTCTTTCCAATTCAGAAGGGGTTTTTCAGGCGAGTGATTGGATATGTACGAGCAGTCGATGATGTTAGCTTTTTCATTAACGAAGGCGAAACGCTCGGCCTGGTCGGCGAAAGCGGTTGTGGCAAAACGACAACAGCGCGTTGTATCCTGCGGGCGCTTACTCCAACGAGTGGACAGATCCTCTTTCGCACGAAAGACGATCAATTTGTAGATTTAGCGTGTCTATCCCGTCAAGAACTACGCCCATTTCGTCCGCAGATACAGATGATTTTTCAGGACCCTTATGGTTCGCTCAATCCGCGCATGACGCTTTTTGATATCGTTGGCGAGCCGCTCTTGGTCAACGGCATGAAAGATCGTAAAGAACGTGCTGAACGCGTCGCAGAATTGTTACGCCTGGTTGAGATGCGTCCTGAATACATGCAGCGTTTCCCTCACGCGTTCAGTGGTGGGCAGCGGCAGCGCATAGGTATTGCTCGTGCACTGGCGCTGAATCCGCGGTTGGTGGTTGCAGACGAGCCAGTCTCTGCTTTGGATGTGTCTGTTCAAGCACAAATCCTGAACTTGATGTTGGAGCTACAGAATCGATTACACCTGACCTATCTATTTATTGCTCATAACCTAAGCGTTATCAAGCACATCAGCCACCGGGTTGTCGTGATGTATGTGGGCAAGATAGTAGAAACTGCGCGAACTCAAGAGTTATTCCAGTGTCCCAAACATCCCTATACTGCAGTACTGCTGGCAGCAGTGCCTACACCGGACCCGCATCGACGGATGGGCAAAATTGAATTGCAGGGAGAAGTGCCAAGCCCGGCTAACCCACCTTCAGGCTGCTATTTTCACCCGCGCTGTCCGTTTGTTATTGACCTCTGCCAAATGGAAGTGCCAACTCTGAGGGAGATCGCTCCAGAACACTGGGTCAGTTGTCACCGGGCCGATGAACTAGACCTTACCGATTTCAGTCTGGACAGATGCGTCAATCGAATGTAG
- a CDS encoding DUF3604 domain-containing protein, producing MTEPLTLYWGDIHNHNEIGYGRGSLERSYRLAQNTLDFYAFTPHGWWPDMPEQDEALCKAHREAFERVQEHWPEVIAQANAANRDGTFVSYIGYEWHSLNWGDYHIIFPDSFGQLFHAPDLASLLKFARENGALAIPHHSAYKQGWRGTKWAEHDEQISPVCEIYSEHGNSFETPSYWGMYAHSMGGSNRSQTVIEQLKIGRIIGFTAGTDNHFGYPGSYAEGLTGVWASQLTRQAIFDALRRRHSYAITGDRIKIWFALGTGIMGDVLPASVSREIRLEIEALDEIDYVELNKNGYALARWWGDRSNITGSTQHLLRLEWGWDALSSVHLTTWEIQGELQGGRLMRMIPCLAGGGASTDRVNLMHVLDATHFIVESYTSRMNPLPTNSVVLEVEASQECQLALVIFGQHPKGGAFRVSCDVVLNQLRDNNVSLSVFDSFLAPKVRIGPVIEKDKVSLVSEFVDPNPGDKDFYFIKVVQKNGHLAWSSPIWCNENRN from the coding sequence ATGACCGAGCCATTGACACTGTATTGGGGGGATATCCATAATCACAATGAAATTGGCTATGGTCGAGGGTCGCTGGAGCGTTCTTATCGTTTGGCCCAGAATACCCTGGATTTCTATGCCTTTACACCGCATGGCTGGTGGCCTGATATGCCAGAACAGGATGAGGCACTTTGTAAAGCGCATCGAGAAGCTTTTGAGCGTGTGCAAGAACATTGGCCAGAAGTGATAGCACAGGCTAATGCTGCCAATCGGGATGGAACCTTTGTAAGCTACATCGGCTATGAATGGCATTCGCTAAACTGGGGAGACTATCACATTATTTTCCCTGACTCTTTTGGGCAGCTCTTTCATGCTCCTGATTTAGCTAGCCTGCTGAAATTTGCGCGGGAAAACGGAGCACTGGCAATTCCACATCATTCAGCATACAAGCAGGGGTGGCGTGGTACCAAGTGGGCCGAACACGATGAGCAGATATCCCCAGTGTGTGAAATCTATTCGGAACATGGCAACTCTTTTGAAACACCATCGTATTGGGGCATGTATGCTCATTCGATGGGAGGGAGCAACCGGTCACAGACGGTGATCGAGCAGCTGAAAATCGGTCGCATAATTGGATTTACAGCCGGAACAGATAATCATTTTGGCTATCCAGGGAGCTACGCTGAGGGGTTAACTGGAGTCTGGGCATCCCAACTGACCAGGCAGGCCATTTTTGATGCATTGCGCCGTCGACATAGTTATGCTATCACTGGAGATCGGATCAAGATATGGTTTGCTCTAGGCACCGGCATAATGGGTGATGTGTTACCTGCTAGCGTCTCCAGGGAGATAAGGCTCGAAATCGAGGCACTGGATGAGATTGATTACGTGGAGCTGAACAAAAATGGCTACGCACTTGCACGCTGGTGGGGTGATCGTTCGAATATTACAGGTAGCACACAGCACTTGTTGCGCCTTGAATGGGGCTGGGATGCTCTGTCCTCTGTACATCTCACTACTTGGGAAATCCAAGGCGAACTTCAGGGCGGTCGGCTAATGCGCATGATACCTTGTCTCGCTGGCGGTGGAGCTTCGACTGATCGTGTCAATTTGATGCATGTGCTGGACGCGACTCACTTCATCGTCGAGTCTTATACGTCTAGAATGAACCCATTGCCGACCAACTCGGTAGTTCTTGAGGTGGAAGCTAGTCAGGAATGCCAACTGGCACTCGTCATTTTTGGACAGCATCCGAAAGGAGGAGCGTTTCGAGTATCCTGTGATGTGGTACTGAATCAATTACGGGACAACAATGTGTCATTGTCGGTGTTTGACAGTTTTTTGGCTCCTAAGGTGCGCATTGGGCCTGTCATTGAGAAGGATAAGGTCTCCCTAGTATCAGAGTTTGTTGATCCTAATCCAGGAGATAAAGATTTCTATTTTATCAAAGTAGTGCAGAAGAACGGCCATTTGGCTTGGTCTTCTCCTATCTGGTGTAATGAAAATCGCAACTAA
- a CDS encoding AGE family epimerase/isomerase: MNLQELHAFLLHHLTEEVMPFWIRYSLDWKNGGMWTCLADDGSILSRDKYIWSNARALWTFSALVNRITNKYSIREEIKDVWRRAAMNQYHFLKRYGRDANGYWVFVVDEVGNVLVGENSIATDAFAIYGFIEYFRMTGDEEALAIARETAVSCRERLAHPGSYKTAPYTTPSGMKAHREAMQFSLMFSELGHELRDDSFLEEGLRYGREVLDHFYRADRGVLLEYLGMDNSVWDTPAGRVMVPGHAIESLWFQIHNFTRVGDTARAHYAAEAMRPCLEKGWDPLYGGLFLGIDVEGKELPYWKHADKKLWWPFTEALCGTLLAYEQVRDEWCLEWYWKIHNWAFAHFPDKEHGEWTQKLDRQGNKIDEVIALPVKDPFHLPRGLIVAIETLERLTRNDRRANSI; this comes from the coding sequence ATGAATCTGCAAGAACTACACGCGTTTCTCCTCCATCACTTAACAGAAGAGGTAATGCCTTTCTGGATTCGCTATAGCCTGGACTGGAAAAACGGAGGGATGTGGACCTGTCTAGCTGATGACGGTTCTATTCTGAGCCGCGACAAATACATCTGGTCGAACGCCCGGGCGCTTTGGACTTTTTCTGCTTTGGTCAATCGGATCACAAACAAGTACTCCATTAGGGAGGAGATTAAAGATGTATGGCGACGTGCCGCCATGAATCAATATCACTTCTTGAAACGTTATGGCCGTGATGCCAATGGATATTGGGTCTTTGTCGTGGACGAAGTGGGCAATGTTCTGGTTGGAGAAAACAGCATCGCTACAGATGCCTTTGCTATTTACGGTTTCATTGAATATTTTCGTATGACTGGAGATGAGGAAGCTTTGGCAATTGCTCGCGAAACGGCTGTTTCCTGCCGCGAACGACTCGCGCATCCCGGAAGCTACAAGACAGCACCCTATACGACTCCATCGGGAATGAAGGCCCATCGAGAAGCCATGCAGTTTTCATTGATGTTCTCGGAGCTTGGACATGAATTGCGAGATGACTCCTTTCTTGAAGAGGGCTTGAGGTACGGGCGAGAAGTGCTGGATCATTTTTATCGCGCTGACCGTGGGGTATTGTTAGAATATCTTGGTATGGATAATAGTGTGTGGGATACACCAGCCGGGCGAGTAATGGTGCCAGGGCATGCCATTGAGAGCCTCTGGTTTCAGATTCACAACTTTACACGCGTTGGTGATACTGCTAGGGCACATTATGCTGCGGAAGCAATGCGCCCCTGCCTTGAAAAAGGGTGGGACCCTCTCTATGGGGGATTGTTTCTAGGTATAGATGTAGAGGGTAAGGAGCTTCCTTATTGGAAGCACGCCGATAAGAAGCTATGGTGGCCTTTCACGGAGGCGCTCTGTGGCACACTGCTCGCCTACGAGCAGGTGCGCGACGAATGGTGCCTTGAATGGTATTGGAAAATTCATAATTGGGCTTTTGCTCATTTCCCGGATAAAGAGCATGGTGAATGGACGCAAAAACTGGATCGTCAGGGCAACAAGATCGATGAAGTGATCGCTTTGCCGGTCAAGGATCCGTTTCACTTGCCACGGGGTTTAATTGTTGCTATTGAGACCTTGGAAAGGCTGACAAGAAACGATAGAAGGGCAAACTCAATATGA